TCCTTAATGCTCCGCAACAGCGCGCCCAGACTCGTCGGGCGCACTACCATGAACGACACGTATCCCAGTCGACGCCAACTCGACAAACCGCAAGAAAAACGCTCACTCCTCGAGCGTCTGACCGACTTCATCTCGCCCGAGCCCGACTCGCGCGCAGAACTTCTGGAAATCCTGCAGGACGCGCACGAGCGCAACCTGATCGACGCCGACTCGCTGTCGATGATCGAAGGCGTTTTCCAGGTCTCCGAACTCAGTGCCCGCGACATCATGGTGCCGCGCGCGCAGATGGACGCGATCAACATCGCGGACAGCCCCGCCGAATTCATCCCCTACGTGCTGGAAAAGGCGCACTCGCGCTATCCGGTGTACGAGGGCAATCGCGACAACATCATCGGCGTGCTGCTCGCGAAAGACCTGCTGCGCTACTACGCCGAGGAAGAGTTCGACGTGCGCGGCATGCTGCGCCCCGCCGTGTTCATCCCCGAATCGAAGCGGCTGAACGTGCTGCTGCACGACTTCCGCGTGAATCGCAATCACCTCGCGGTGGTGGTCGACGAATACGGCGGCGTGGCCGGCCTGATCACGATCGAAGACGTGCTGGAACAGATCGTCGGCGACATCGAGGACGAATACGACTTCGACGAGGAAAGCGGCAACATCATCGCGTCGCCGGACGGCCGGTTCCGCGTGCGCGCGCTGACCGAGATCGAACAGTTCAACGAAGCCTTCGGCACCGACTACCCGGACGACGAAGTCGATACGATCGGCGGCCTCGTCACGCATCATTTCGGGCGCGTGCCGCATCGCGGCGAGAAGGTGCGCCTAGACGACCTGATTTTCGAAATCCTGCGCGGCGACGCGCGCCAGATTCACATGCTGCTGGTACGCCGCGATCCGCTCGCCGGTCAGCGCGAGCGCGAAGCGCAGCACGTGCAGACCTGAGTCCGAACTGAGTCGAACTGACTCGAACCCGAGCCGGCAAATCGCCGGCTTACTTTTGGCGCGATGCTCGACCGCGCGCTGTGTTTCCTTCTCACGACCTCACGCCGACCACGCAACAATGGCCGACCCGACGACATCCCGTTCGCGCGCCGACGAGCGCACTTCCGCCGCCGGCGCACGCCGCGCCCGCACGCTGCCCCGCTGGCACTACCTCGTGGCGCTGGCCGCCGGCGCGGCCAACACGCTGTCGTTCGCACCGACACCGCACGGCGGCTGGCTCGAACTCGCGCTCTTCGCGTTCTTCTTCGCGTGGCTCACGCGCAGCACCGGCTGGAAAAGCGCGGCGTTGACGGGCGGCGCGTTCGGCTTCGGCAACTTCGTCACCGGCGTGTGGTGGCTGTACGTCAGCATGCATTTCTATGGCGGGATGGCTGCGCCGCTCGCGGCCGCGGCCGTCGTGCTGTTCTCGTTGTATCTCGCGATCTATCCGGCGTTCGCCGCCGTGCTGTGGTCGTTCTGCGCCGGTCACGCGCGCAACGGCACGGCCGACGACCGCGCGCCGTTCTCGCCGACCTGGCATGGCGCGCTAGCCTTCGCGAGCGCGTGGGCGATCGGCGAATGGCTGCGCGGCACGGTGTTCACCGGCTTTCCGTGGCTCGCGAGCGGGTACGCGCAGGTCGACGGTCCGTTCGCCGGCTTTGCGCCGGTGGCGGGCGTATATGGCGTGGGCTGGATGCTGGCACTCACGGCCGCGCTGATCGTGCAGGCGTTCACGCAACTGGCGGCACTGCGCCGCGCGAGCGTAGCGGGCAAAGCACGACCGGGCGGTGCGGGCGGTACGGCCGGTGTGTCCGGCGCCGCAGCCGGTACGCAGCTCACCAATGCACGCGCCGCGTTGCCCGGTGTCTTTGCGCTCGCCCTGATCGCGGCCGGCCTGCTGCTGCAACTCGCGCACTGGACCCTGCCGGCCAACGCGCCGCTGACCGTGCGCCTCCTGCAAGGCAACGTCAAACAGGAAATGAAGTTCGAGGAATCGGGCATGCGCGCCGCCATCGACATGTATCAGCAGATGATCACGTCGAAGCCCGCCGATCTGATCGTCACGCCCGAAACCGCGATTCCCGTGTTCGTGCAGCAATTGCCGGCGCCGTTCGCATCGGCGGTGCGCAACTTCTCGGATTCCACCGGCAGCGCGGTGCTGTTCGGCGCGCTCGGCGCGACCGTCACGCCGGAAGGTCAACTGGTCGACTACACGAACAGCCTGTTCGGCGTCACGCCCGGCTCGCGCGACGTGTACCGCTACGACAAACACCACCTCGTGCCGTTCGGCGAGTTCGTGCCGTGGGGCTTCCGCTGGTTCGTCAATCTGATGAACATCCCGCTCGGCGATTTCTTCCGGGGCGCGCCGGTGCAGAAGCCGTTCATCGTGCATAACCAGCCGGTCTCGGTCGACATCTGCTACGAGGATATCTTCGGCGAGGAAATCGCCCGCAGCATCCGCGAGAGCGCGACGCCGGCCGGCGTGCTGGTCAACTCGACCAACCTCGCCTGGTTCGGCGACACGATCGCACTCGACCAGCATCTGCAGATCGCGCGCATGCGCTCGCTGGAAACCGGCCGCCCGATGCTGCGCGCGACCAACACCGGCATGACCGCCGCAATCGATGCGGACGGCAAGGTGCTCGGCCGTCTCAAGCCGTACACGATCGGTTCGCTCGACGTGACCGTGCAAGGCACGTCGGGCAGCACGCCGTATGTGACGAGCGGCAACAATACGGTGCTGGCGGTATCGCTGCTGTTGCTGGCGTTTGGTTTCGCGTTCGGGCCGGGCATCAAGAGGCGCCGGGATACGGATAAATAGCCGCTGCTAAAGGCGGCTAATGGCTGCTAGCGCGGCTAATGGCAGCGCCCCGCCGTAACTCGCCGCGGCGTGCCGGTGCGCCGCGCCGCCTATAAACCGGTGGCGAATCGCAAAACGATCCGCCGCATTTAACCGCCGCAACAAATAACCTCAAAACAAAACGCGCGCCACTGACATGCCAGAGCGCGCGTTTTTCACGGGCGAAGCCTTATTGCATTACTGATTCGAAGCGATACGCTGCTGAATATGCTGCGCACGCGCCGGCGATGCCGGATGCGAACTCAGCATGCTCGATTTACCGCCATCCAGTTGCGACAGCTTGTTGAATGCGGTCACGAGACCCGACGGATCGAGATTCTTCTTTTTCTGCAAATCGAACGAATAATCGTCGGCTGCGCTTTCCTGGGTTTGCGAGAATTGTGCGTTAATCAGCTTCTCGGAGAAATCGCCCAGTTCCGAACCCGACAGCGCGCCCGCCAGACCGCCCGCCGACGACGCCACGCCGCGCACCGCCGAGGTCGCGTACGCCACCTGCATCGCTTTCTTCGTATGGCCGAGCGCCACGTGGCCCATTTCATGGCCGACCACGCCGCGCACTTCGTTGTCGTTCATCATGTCCATCAGGCCGCTATAGACGCGGATGCAGCCGTTGGCCATGGCCCATGCATTGACGTCCTTGGTCATGTACACCTTGTAGTTGACCGGCGTGCCGTTGATGTTGTCGCCCAGTTGCGCGGCGATCTTGTTCAGGCGCTTCTGGTACTTGCTGTTCGCGGCGGCGATCTTGTTCTCGCTGTCGAGTTGCGCGCATGACTTGTCGGTGAGCGCACGCACGTCGGCGTCGCTCAGCGTGGCGGCCTGCGTGGCCGCCTGGCCGGATTTGATCAGCGCGGACGGATCCACGCTGCCGACATTACTGACATTCGAACACGCGGCGAACAACGTGCAGGCGGCAGCGGCAATGACAAAGCGATTCGTTTTCATGGTGACAGTCTCTCTACTGTGTTTATTAATCTGAGCGACGCATTTTTACCTGCGACGCTGATTCGCAATGGCCGCAACCCGGCTGAAATTACCTGTTATGACGGCTGCATAAACCACTACGCCACGCGACAGACAAAAAAGAATGCGCCTGACGGGCAGGCGCATTTTTACCACAAACGAAAGCTTTAATTCATGCTTTTGGAAGGCGCATCGACATCATTTTGCAATCTTCCATGAATCACCTTAATCGCGCGGCACCGTATCGATAAACGACTGACGCAGCGACAATTTCTGGAAATGCTTATCCAGATTCGGATACGGCTCGCGCCAGTTCAGATCCGGCATGCGGAAATCCAGATAGCCGAGCGCGCAACCCACCGCGATATCAGCGAGCGTGTAGTGATTGCCCGCGCACCACGTCTTGCTGCCCAGACCTTGCGACATCGCGATCAGCGCTTCGTCGATCTTGCGCTGCTGGCGTGCAACCCACGCATCGACGCGCTGTTCGGGCGCGCGCTGCGTGGTTTCGAGACGAATCAGCACGGCGGCGTCGAGAATGCCGTCGGCGAGCGCCTCCCAGCAGCGCACTTCGACGCGCTCGCGCCCGGACTGCGGAATCAGCTTGCCGACCGGCGACAGCGTGTCCACGTATTCGCAGATCACCCGCGAATCGAACACCGCTTCGCCGTCTTCCATCACGAGACACGGCACCTTGCCGAGCGGATTGAAGGTGTGAATCGCGGTGTCGGGCGCCCAGACGTTCTCGGGCACCAGTTCGTAGTCGATCTTCTTGTCGGCCAGCACCACGCGCGCCTTGCGCACGAACGGGCTGGCGAGCGAACCGATGAGTTTCATCATTACCATCTGCCTTTTCCTGAATCCGGCGAAAGTATAAGTGCTGGCGGCCTTCGTGAGCAGGCCCGCGCAGCGTCGCGAGCCGCGCGCAGCCTGCCTGTAGCCGAATCATGGACGAACCGTGGCCGAGCCGTGGCCAGATTCGTGGACGGATTGCAACACCGCCGCGGCCGCGCTTTCCCCAGTATCCGCGCAAAATAAGTCCGCGCATTGGGCGCTACAATCGCACGATGAACCAGCCGACCGAACCCACCCTCGCCCTCGACGTCTACCGCACGCGCCGCGAGCGCGTCCTCGCCGCGCTGCGCGCGACGGGTGGCGGCGTCGCCATCGTTCCCACCGCGCCCGAAGCGCTGCGCAATCGCGACGCCGACTACCCGTACCGGCACGACAGCTACTTCTACTATCTGACCGGCTTCACCGAACCGGAAGCGCTGCTGGTGCTCGACGCCAGCGCGGCCGACCGCGAGCCGGCGTCGATCCTGTTCTGCCGCGAGAAGAATGTCGAGCGCGAGACATGGGAAGGCTTCCGCTTCGGCCCGGAGGGGGCACGCACGGCGTTCGGCGTCGACGCGGCATTCGCCATCGGCGAAATCGACGTGCAGTTGCCGCGGGTGCTCGCCGACAAACCGTCGCTGCACTACGCGCTCGGCAGTTCCGCGCAACTCGACGAACAGGTGCGCGGCTGGCTCGACGCGGTGCGCGCGCAAGGCCGCAGCGGTGTGGCGACGCCCACCGCCGCCGGCGATCTGATTCCGTTGCTCGACGAGATGCGGCTGGTGAAGGACGACCACGAACTCGCGATCATGCGCCGCGCCGGGCAGATTTCCGCGCAAGCGCATCGCCGTGCGATGGCCGCCTGCCGGCCAGGCGTGCGCGAATACGAACTCGAGGCGGAACTGCTTTACACGTTCCGCAAATTCGGTGCGCAGGCGCCGGCTTATACCTCCATCGTCGCCGCCGGCGCGAATGCGTGCGTGCTGCATTACCCGGCCGGCAACGCGATCGCCCAGGACGGCGACCTGATCCTGATCGACGCAGCCTGCGAACTCGACGGCTATGCGTCCGACATTACCCGCACGTTTCCCGCCAGCGGCCGCTTCACGCCCGCGCAGCGCGAGCTGTACGACATCGTGCTGGCCGCGCAGCAAGCCGCCGTCGACGCCACGCGCGCCGGCGCGACTTTCGACGAGCCGCACCAGGCGGCCGTGCGCGTGCTGTCGCAAGGCTTGCTGG
The sequence above is a segment of the Paraburkholderia sp. D15 genome. Coding sequences within it:
- a CDS encoding glutathione S-transferase C-terminal domain-containing protein — its product is MMKLIGSLASPFVRKARVVLADKKIDYELVPENVWAPDTAIHTFNPLGKVPCLVMEDGEAVFDSRVICEYVDTLSPVGKLIPQSGRERVEVRCWEALADGILDAAVLIRLETTQRAPEQRVDAWVARQQRKIDEALIAMSQGLGSKTWCAGNHYTLADIAVGCALGYLDFRMPDLNWREPYPNLDKHFQKLSLRQSFIDTVPRD
- a CDS encoding aminopeptidase P N-terminal domain-containing protein — protein: MNQPTEPTLALDVYRTRRERVLAALRATGGGVAIVPTAPEALRNRDADYPYRHDSYFYYLTGFTEPEALLVLDASAADREPASILFCREKNVERETWEGFRFGPEGARTAFGVDAAFAIGEIDVQLPRVLADKPSLHYALGSSAQLDEQVRGWLDAVRAQGRSGVATPTAAGDLIPLLDEMRLVKDDHELAIMRRAGQISAQAHRRAMAACRPGVREYELEAELLYTFRKFGAQAPAYTSIVAAGANACVLHYPAGNAIAQDGDLILIDAACELDGYASDITRTFPASGRFTPAQRELYDIVLAAQQAAVDATRAGATFDEPHQAAVRVLSQGLLDTGIIDRTKFASVDDVIAERAYAPFYMHRTGHWLGMDVHDVGDYRERGAPRDEAGVLPWRTLQASMTLTIEPGLYIRPAEGVPERYWHIGIRIEDDAIVTPTGCELITRDVPVAADEIEALMQEARAAHDTRK
- the lnt gene encoding apolipoprotein N-acyltransferase, which gives rise to MADPTTSRSRADERTSAAGARRARTLPRWHYLVALAAGAANTLSFAPTPHGGWLELALFAFFFAWLTRSTGWKSAALTGGAFGFGNFVTGVWWLYVSMHFYGGMAAPLAAAAVVLFSLYLAIYPAFAAVLWSFCAGHARNGTADDRAPFSPTWHGALAFASAWAIGEWLRGTVFTGFPWLASGYAQVDGPFAGFAPVAGVYGVGWMLALTAALIVQAFTQLAALRRASVAGKARPGGAGGTAGVSGAAAGTQLTNARAALPGVFALALIAAGLLLQLAHWTLPANAPLTVRLLQGNVKQEMKFEESGMRAAIDMYQQMITSKPADLIVTPETAIPVFVQQLPAPFASAVRNFSDSTGSAVLFGALGATVTPEGQLVDYTNSLFGVTPGSRDVYRYDKHHLVPFGEFVPWGFRWFVNLMNIPLGDFFRGAPVQKPFIVHNQPVSVDICYEDIFGEEIARSIRESATPAGVLVNSTNLAWFGDTIALDQHLQIARMRSLETGRPMLRATNTGMTAAIDADGKVLGRLKPYTIGSLDVTVQGTSGSTPYVTSGNNTVLAVSLLLLAFGFAFGPGIKRRRDTDK
- a CDS encoding M48 family metallopeptidase, which codes for MKTNRFVIAAAACTLFAACSNVSNVGSVDPSALIKSGQAATQAATLSDADVRALTDKSCAQLDSENKIAAANSKYQKRLNKIAAQLGDNINGTPVNYKVYMTKDVNAWAMANGCIRVYSGLMDMMNDNEVRGVVGHEMGHVALGHTKKAMQVAYATSAVRGVASSAGGLAGALSGSELGDFSEKLINAQFSQTQESAADDYSFDLQKKKNLDPSGLVTAFNKLSQLDGGKSSMLSSHPASPARAQHIQQRIASNQ
- a CDS encoding transporter associated domain-containing protein, with the protein product MNDTYPSRRQLDKPQEKRSLLERLTDFISPEPDSRAELLEILQDAHERNLIDADSLSMIEGVFQVSELSARDIMVPRAQMDAINIADSPAEFIPYVLEKAHSRYPVYEGNRDNIIGVLLAKDLLRYYAEEEFDVRGMLRPAVFIPESKRLNVLLHDFRVNRNHLAVVVDEYGGVAGLITIEDVLEQIVGDIEDEYDFDEESGNIIASPDGRFRVRALTEIEQFNEAFGTDYPDDEVDTIGGLVTHHFGRVPHRGEKVRLDDLIFEILRGDARQIHMLLVRRDPLAGQREREAQHVQT